One part of the Homo sapiens chromosome 19, GRCh38.p14 Primary Assembly genome encodes these proteins:
- the ZNF441 gene encoding zinc finger protein 441, with protein MDSVAFEDVAINFTCEEWALLGPSQKSLYRDVMQETIRNLDCIGMIWQNHDIEEDQYKDLRRNLRCHMVERACEIKDNSQCGGPFTQTQDSIVNEKIPGVDPWESSECTDVLMGRSSLNCYVRVDSEHKPCEYQEYGEKPYTHTQCGTAFSYQPCFQIHERPQHGKKLYDCKECASFSSLENLQRHMAAHHGDGPRICKLCGNAFIWPSLFHMLRRTHTEEKPYEYEQCSTAFPAYSSTLRHERTHSGEKPYQCKQCGKAFSCSCYTQLYERTHTGEQSYECKQCGKAFYHLGSFQRHMIVHTGDGPHKCKICGKGFLSPSSVRRHKRTHTGEKPYECKYCGKAFSDCTGFRRHMITHTGDGPHKCKVCGKAFDSPSLCRRHETTHTGEKPYKCECGKAFSDFYYFRNHETTHTGEKPYKCKQCGKAFICCTYLQIHERIHTGERPYKCKQCGKAFRSSNYIRVHEKTHTGEKPYECKQCGKALSHLKSFQRHMIMHTGDGPHKCKICGKSFDSPSSFRRHERIHTGERPYKCKLCGKGFRSSSYIQLHERTHTGEKPYGCQQCGKALSDLSSFRRHMITHTGNGPHKCKICGKGFDYPSSVQRHERTHTGEKPYECKECGKAFSHSSYLRIHERVHTGEKPYKCKECGKPFHCPSAFHKHERTHSMEKPYKCKECGEAFHCISSFHKHEMTH; from the exons ATG GACTCAGTGGCATTTGAGGATGTGGCTATAAACTTCACCTGTGAGGAGTGGGCTTTGCTGGGTCCATCACAGAAGAGTCTCTACAGAGATGTGATGCAGGAAACCATCAGAAACCTGGACTGTATAG GAATGATATGGCAAAATCATGATATAGAAGAAGATCAGTACAAAGATCTCAGAAGAAATCTAAG ATGTCATATGGTAGAGAGAGCCTGTGAAATTAAAGATAATAGTCAATGTGGAGGACCCTTTACCCAGACTCAAGACAGTATTGTGAACGAGAAAATACCTGGAGTAGATCCATGGGAAAGCAGTGAGTGTACAGACGTCCTCATGGGTCGTTCATCTCTTAATTGCTACGTTAGAGTTGACAGTGAACACAAACCATGTGAGTATCAAGAATATGGAGAGAAgccatatacacatacacaatgtgGGACAGCTTTCAGTTATCAGCCCTGCTTTCAAATACATGAAAGACCTCAGCATGGAAAGAAACTCTATGATTGTAAGGAATGTGCAAGCTTCAGTTCTCTTGAAAACCTTCAAAGACACATGGCAGCACACCATGGAGATGGACCTCGTATATGTAAGTTGTGTGGAAACGCCTTTATTTGGCCTAGTTTATTTCATATGCTTAGAAGAACTCACACTGAAGAGAAACCATATGAATATGAGCAGTGTTCTACAGCGTTTCCTGCTTATAGTTCCACTCTAAGACATGAAAGAACACAcagtggagagaaaccctatcaATGTAaacaatgtgggaaagccttcagttgTTCCTGTTACACTCAACTATATGAAAGGACTCACACTGGAGAACAATCCTATGAATGTAAGCAATGTGGGAAAGCATTTTATCATCTTGGAAGCTTTCAAAGACACATGATAGTGCACACTGGAGATGGGCCTCATAAATGTAAGATATGTGGAAAAGGCTTTCTTTCTCCCAGTTCAGTTCGAAGACATAaaagaactcacactggagagaaaccgtaTGAATGTAAGTATTGTGGGAAAGCATTCTCTGATTGCACAGGTTTTCGAAGACACATGATAACGCACACTGGAGATGGACCTCATAAATGCAAGGtatgtgggaaagcctttgaTTCTCCCAGTTTATGTCGAAGGCATGAAACAACTCATACTggggagaaaccctataaatgtgaatgtgggaaagcctttagtgATTTCTATTACTTTCGAAATCATGAAActactcacactggagagaagccatataaatgtaaacaatgtggaaaagccttcatTTGTTGCACTTACCTTCAAATACATGAAAGAATTCACACTGGGGAGAGACCCTATAAATGTAAACAATGCGGAAAAGCCTTCAGGTCTTCCAATTACATTCGAGTACATGAAAAGACTCACACTGGAGAAAAGCCCTATGAATGTAAGCAGTGTGGAAAAGCACTTTCTCATCTGAAAAGCTTTCAGAGACACATGATAATGCACACTGGAGATGGACCTCATAAATGTAAGATATGTGGGAAAAGCTTTGATTCTCCCAGTTCATTTCGAAGACATGAAAGAATTCACACTGGGGAGAGACCCTATAAGTGTAAACTATGTGGGAAAGGCTTCAGGTCTTCCAGTTACATTCAACTACATGAaaggactcacactggagagaaaccctatggtTGTCAGCAATGTGGGAAAGCATTATCTGATCTCTCAAGCTTTCGAAGACACATGATAACACATACTGGAAATGGACCTCATAAATGTAAGATATGTGGGAAAGGCTTTGATTATCCCAGTTCAGTGCAAAGACATgaaagaactcacactggagagaaaccctatgaatgcaaGGAATGTGGTAAAGCCTTCAGTCATTCAAGTTACTTACGAATACACGAAagagttcatactggagagaagccgtataaatgtaaggaatgtgggaaaccATTCCATTGTCCCAGTGCCTTTCATAAACATGAAAGGACCCACAGTATGGAGAAACCCTATAAGTGTAAAGAATGTGGGGAAGCATTTCATTGTATCAGTTCCTTTCATAAACATGAAATGACTCACTAG